The following are encoded in a window of Acidicapsa ligni genomic DNA:
- a CDS encoding acyltransferase family protein, translating into MHATISTKYPEIASPRVSQQVKVSVPPRNIAVDAYRGLVMLLMMGEILSFYAVSRAYPNSLFWHVLAYNQTHVQWAGLGLHDMIQPSFTFLVGVALPYSIASRLRKNQSFGKQLAHTIWRSLLLIALGIFLRSTHSPQTNFTFEDTLTQIGLGYTLVFLLAYCKPKWQWIGLAAILFGYWLAWALYPAPGPNFDYTAVGVPANWHHNFTGFASHWNKNSNLGQAFDLWFLNTLPRASRFAFNDGGYLTLSFIPTLGTMLLGLRAGEWFRSASPRIPVKKFLIAGSLLMAAGALLHVTGICPIVKRIWTPSWTLFSGGICFFFLAVFSWVIDIKGYRRWAFPLVVVGMNSIAAYLIAHLWEDFIVENLHINLGRKLFQVFGLGLEPLMLGICVMLIYWVLLFWMYRRNLFLRI; encoded by the coding sequence ATGCATGCAACAATCAGTACGAAATATCCCGAGATTGCCTCTCCACGGGTAAGCCAGCAGGTCAAGGTTTCAGTACCGCCGCGCAACATTGCCGTGGACGCCTATCGTGGCCTGGTCATGCTGCTCATGATGGGCGAAATCCTGAGCTTCTACGCGGTCTCGCGAGCCTACCCGAACAGTCTCTTCTGGCACGTGCTGGCATACAACCAGACACATGTCCAGTGGGCTGGGCTTGGTCTTCACGACATGATCCAGCCGTCGTTCACCTTTCTCGTCGGAGTCGCTCTCCCCTATTCCATCGCGAGTCGTTTACGCAAGAATCAGAGCTTCGGCAAGCAGTTAGCGCACACCATATGGCGAAGCCTGCTACTCATCGCGCTCGGCATCTTTCTCCGCTCCACGCATAGCCCACAGACCAACTTCACCTTTGAAGACACTCTTACGCAGATCGGCCTCGGATACACATTGGTATTCCTGCTGGCTTACTGCAAACCAAAGTGGCAGTGGATTGGCCTGGCTGCAATCCTGTTCGGCTACTGGCTCGCATGGGCACTTTATCCCGCTCCCGGACCGAACTTTGATTACACCGCCGTCGGAGTTCCGGCGAACTGGCACCACAATTTCACCGGCTTCGCCTCACACTGGAACAAGAACAGCAACCTCGGCCAGGCCTTCGATCTCTGGTTCCTGAATACTCTTCCCCGTGCATCGCGCTTCGCCTTCAACGATGGCGGTTATCTCACCCTGAGCTTCATCCCGACGCTTGGCACAATGCTCCTGGGCCTCCGCGCCGGCGAATGGTTTCGCTCTGCGTCGCCCAGGATTCCTGTAAAGAAATTCCTCATCGCAGGATCGCTCCTGATGGCCGCTGGCGCCCTGTTACATGTAACTGGAATCTGCCCCATTGTGAAGCGTATCTGGACACCAAGCTGGACACTGTTCAGCGGAGGAATCTGCTTCTTCTTCCTCGCTGTATTTTCGTGGGTAATCGACATCAAGGGATATCGCCGATGGGCCTTCCCTCTGGTTGTTGTCGGCATGAACTCAATAGCAGCCTATTTGATCGCCCATCTGTGGGAAGACTTCATCGTAGAAAATCTGCACATCAACCTGGGCCGCAAATTATTTCAGGTATTCGGCCTGGGCCTCGAACCCCTCATGCTTGGAATTTGCGTGATGCTGATCTACTGGGTTCTGCTTTTCTGGATGTATCGCAGAAACCTTTTCCTTCGTATCTGA
- a CDS encoding Gfo/Idh/MocA family protein, giving the protein MNDETLGSLDDLSRRNFLRLGGITAVGMSIPQLHAEAAKSHASSMIDVPFAPVKDPRVGLIGTGGRGTSLLENLLAADVKVLAVCDVVREKAEHAQSLIGKAGQKAPELYTDGDHAFESLVARDDLDLVIIATPWNWHVEMAVASMKHGKHTAVEVPAATSIEDCWKLVDTSEQTRRHCMMLENCCYGYNETLILRMVHAGLFGDILNGEGAYLHDLREELFSNKGEGLWRRTAHTLHNGNLYPTHGLGPVANYMGIQRGDSFDYIVSMSTQQRGLEEYRKAHTPAGDPKWSEKYVTGDMNTSLIKTAKGLTITLKFDTSNPQPYSRINLVAGTKGIFADYPPRIYFDGQPGGEAWGSIDSYKEHQHPLWKQEGEIAKKLGGHGGMDYIMLYRLMQCLREGLIPDMDVYDAAAWSAPGPLSRSSVANGSAPVKFPDFTRGRWHERSISQIATQS; this is encoded by the coding sequence ATGAACGACGAAACACTTGGTTCACTCGATGATTTGTCGCGGCGAAACTTCCTTCGGCTCGGCGGTATAACCGCTGTTGGCATGAGCATTCCGCAACTCCATGCGGAAGCTGCAAAATCTCACGCGTCCAGCATGATCGACGTACCCTTTGCTCCGGTAAAAGATCCACGGGTCGGTCTCATCGGAACTGGAGGCAGAGGCACGTCGCTGCTGGAAAATCTACTTGCAGCGGATGTAAAGGTGCTTGCGGTCTGCGACGTGGTGCGCGAGAAGGCGGAGCATGCACAGTCTCTGATAGGGAAGGCCGGGCAGAAGGCTCCGGAACTCTACACGGATGGGGATCATGCTTTTGAGTCGCTGGTGGCGAGAGACGATCTCGATCTCGTAATTATTGCGACTCCATGGAATTGGCATGTGGAGATGGCAGTTGCGAGTATGAAGCATGGCAAGCATACTGCTGTCGAAGTTCCGGCTGCGACCTCGATCGAGGATTGCTGGAAGCTTGTCGACACGTCCGAGCAGACTCGACGTCATTGCATGATGCTTGAGAACTGTTGCTATGGATACAACGAGACACTCATTCTCAGGATGGTCCACGCGGGGCTTTTCGGCGACATTCTCAATGGCGAAGGTGCATATCTTCATGATCTTCGCGAGGAGCTTTTTTCTAACAAGGGAGAGGGATTGTGGCGCCGCACTGCGCATACGCTACACAATGGCAATCTCTATCCGACGCATGGCTTGGGGCCGGTTGCAAACTATATGGGCATTCAGCGAGGCGACAGTTTTGACTACATCGTCTCGATGAGTACACAGCAGCGTGGGCTTGAGGAATATCGTAAGGCGCATACCCCGGCGGGCGATCCGAAGTGGTCTGAGAAATACGTGACGGGGGATATGAATACGTCGCTCATCAAGACGGCCAAGGGACTTACGATCACATTGAAATTCGATACTTCAAACCCACAGCCTTATAGCCGTATCAACCTGGTTGCGGGCACTAAGGGCATCTTCGCAGACTATCCACCACGAATTTATTTTGATGGACAGCCTGGAGGCGAAGCCTGGGGCAGCATTGATTCCTACAAGGAACATCAGCATCCACTGTGGAAGCAGGAAGGTGAGATTGCGAAGAAGCTTGGAGGGCATGGTGGCATGGACTACATCATGCTGTATCGCCTGATGCAATGTCTGCGCGAGGGGCTGATCCCGGATATGGACGTATACGATGCTGCAGCGTGGTCTGCGCCCGGCCCACTGAGCAGAAGCTCGGTAGCGAACGGTAGTGCACCGGTAAAGTTCCCTGATTTCACACGGGGGCGATGGCACGAACGTTCCATATCGCAGATCGCCACGCAGAGTTAA
- the metH gene encoding methionine synthase, with product MSENVDTNRGRTETKPLRLSGSQPFTQQPGVYIMIGERTNVAGSPKFAKLVKEGKFEEAVSVARQQVENGANVLDICMDEGMIDGVLAMTRYLQLLASEPEVAKVPFMVDSSKWEVIEAGLKCLQGKGIVNSISLKEGEEKFRENAAKVSKYGAAVVVMAFDEQGQAATFEEKIRICERAYRILVDEVHFPPEDIIFDPNILTVATGMEEHNNYAVDFINATRWIKTNLPHAKVSGGVSNISFSFRGNNKVREAMHSAFLYHAIAAGMDMGIVNAGMLEVYEEIEPELKVLVEDVLLNRRPDATERLVEHGEALKAEGSSAGTAAGEKKAEEWRNGTVESRLSHALVKGIDAYIELDAEEARVKLGRPLLVIEGPLMAGMSVVGDLFGAGKMFLPQVVKSARVMKKAVAHLTPFMEAEKAAMEASGLVVKAQGKIVLATVKGDVHDIGKNIVGVVLACNNYEVIDMGVMVSCEKILERAKAEKADLIGLSGLITPSLDEMVHVAKEMERQGFKLPLLIGGATTSRAHTAVKIAPHYSEPVVHVLDASRAVPVTTSLLSEDGKDEFVAKHRADYEALRKAHSAPRQKVVSLETARSRRTPIEWRIEDLPVPAFTGVCVLDNFPLATLREFIDWTPFFHTWGLKGVYPRILEHEEHGAQARQIFTEGNALLDLIIEKNLIAARGVYGFFPANAVGDDVELYTDDTRETPLNRFHFLRQQANREGSEPCRSLSDFIAPKETGLPDYIGGFAVTSGVGVKELCDRFRAENDDYNAIMTEAIADRLAEAFAECLHKRVRDEWGYGCEEGLSNADLIHEKYRGIRPAAGYPACPDHTEKGPLWHLLDVQANTGMLITESFAMWPGSSVSGLYFAHPESRYFSLGKIDRDQVVDYHERKGMSVAEVERWLGQNLNYDPAE from the coding sequence GTGAGCGAGAACGTGGACACGAACCGAGGTAGAACTGAGACGAAGCCCCTCCGCCTATCGGGGTCGCAGCCATTTACCCAGCAGCCCGGCGTCTACATCATGATCGGTGAGCGAACCAACGTTGCTGGTTCGCCCAAATTCGCCAAACTGGTTAAAGAAGGCAAGTTCGAAGAAGCAGTAAGCGTAGCTCGGCAGCAAGTCGAAAATGGCGCGAATGTCCTCGACATCTGCATGGACGAAGGCATGATCGACGGCGTCCTGGCCATGACACGCTACCTGCAGTTACTGGCCAGCGAGCCGGAGGTCGCCAAGGTTCCCTTCATGGTCGACTCTTCGAAGTGGGAGGTCATTGAGGCCGGCCTCAAATGCCTGCAGGGCAAGGGCATTGTGAATTCGATCTCCTTAAAAGAAGGCGAAGAAAAGTTCCGCGAGAATGCCGCGAAGGTGTCGAAATATGGTGCCGCAGTCGTAGTAATGGCCTTCGACGAACAGGGACAGGCCGCGACTTTTGAGGAGAAGATTCGAATCTGCGAGCGCGCCTATCGAATTCTCGTAGACGAGGTCCATTTTCCTCCCGAAGACATCATCTTCGACCCAAACATCCTCACCGTTGCCACCGGCATGGAGGAGCACAACAACTATGCCGTTGACTTCATCAACGCAACACGTTGGATCAAGACAAACCTGCCACACGCAAAGGTCAGCGGCGGCGTCTCGAATATCTCATTCAGTTTTCGCGGCAACAATAAGGTTCGAGAAGCAATGCACTCCGCGTTTCTCTATCACGCCATAGCTGCGGGCATGGATATGGGCATCGTCAATGCCGGAATGCTCGAAGTCTACGAAGAGATTGAGCCGGAGCTAAAAGTACTGGTTGAGGACGTGCTGTTGAACCGCCGCCCCGACGCTACTGAGCGCCTGGTCGAGCATGGCGAAGCTCTAAAAGCAGAAGGGTCAAGCGCTGGCACCGCAGCCGGAGAGAAAAAGGCAGAAGAGTGGCGCAACGGCACGGTGGAGAGTCGCCTCTCGCACGCGCTGGTCAAAGGAATCGACGCATATATCGAGCTTGATGCAGAAGAGGCACGCGTCAAGCTGGGTCGGCCACTGTTAGTTATCGAAGGCCCGCTGATGGCCGGCATGAGCGTGGTAGGCGATCTTTTTGGAGCAGGCAAAATGTTCCTGCCCCAGGTGGTCAAGTCTGCCAGAGTAATGAAGAAAGCCGTGGCGCACTTGACGCCTTTCATGGAGGCCGAAAAGGCTGCTATGGAAGCGTCCGGGCTGGTGGTCAAAGCGCAGGGAAAGATAGTGCTCGCAACCGTCAAGGGAGATGTTCACGACATCGGCAAAAACATTGTCGGCGTCGTCCTGGCCTGCAACAACTACGAGGTCATCGACATGGGCGTGATGGTCTCGTGCGAAAAAATCCTCGAACGTGCCAAGGCAGAGAAGGCGGATCTGATCGGCCTCAGCGGACTGATCACACCCTCTCTCGATGAAATGGTGCACGTGGCCAAGGAGATGGAGCGCCAGGGGTTCAAGCTTCCACTGCTTATCGGCGGAGCAACTACGAGCAGGGCGCATACGGCTGTCAAAATTGCGCCACACTACAGTGAGCCGGTAGTGCATGTATTGGATGCAAGCCGTGCCGTACCTGTGACCACCAGCCTTTTGAGTGAAGACGGTAAAGATGAGTTCGTAGCCAAGCATCGCGCCGACTATGAAGCACTTCGCAAAGCCCACTCAGCTCCGCGCCAGAAAGTTGTCTCGCTTGAAACTGCTCGTTCCAGACGTACTCCGATCGAGTGGCGCATCGAAGATCTTCCCGTCCCGGCATTTACCGGCGTTTGCGTATTGGATAATTTCCCTCTTGCGACACTGCGCGAATTCATTGACTGGACGCCGTTCTTCCATACCTGGGGGCTTAAAGGCGTTTATCCCCGCATTCTTGAGCACGAGGAGCACGGTGCGCAGGCTCGTCAGATCTTCACCGAAGGCAATGCCCTTCTGGATCTCATCATTGAGAAAAACCTGATCGCTGCCCGGGGCGTCTATGGATTCTTTCCCGCCAACGCTGTGGGAGACGATGTCGAGTTGTACACCGATGACACGCGCGAAACACCTCTGAATCGATTTCACTTTCTCCGCCAACAGGCCAACCGGGAAGGAAGCGAACCATGTCGATCGCTCTCCGACTTTATCGCTCCGAAAGAAACGGGATTACCGGATTACATCGGTGGTTTCGCAGTAACCAGCGGAGTCGGGGTAAAGGAGCTTTGCGACCGCTTCAGAGCCGAGAATGATGATTACAACGCGATCATGACAGAGGCCATTGCCGATCGCCTCGCTGAAGCATTCGCCGAATGTCTGCACAAGCGTGTACGGGATGAGTGGGGTTACGGTTGCGAAGAGGGTCTGAGTAACGCAGATCTGATCCACGAAAAATATCGCGGAATCAGGCCCGCCGCAGGATACCCCGCATGCCCGGATCACACAGAAAAAGGCCCGCTCTGGCACTTACTCGATGTGCAGGCGAATACAGGAATGCTGATTACCGAATCGTTTGCGATGTGGCCTGGCTCAAGCGTGAGTGGCCTCTACTTCGCTCATCCGGAATCACGATATTTCAGCCTCGGCAAGATTGACCGTGATCAAGTGGTCGATTATCACGAGCGCAAGGGAATGAGCGTGGCCGAGGTGGAGCGCTGGCTTGGACAGAACCTGAACTACGATCCAGCAGAATAG